Proteins encoded within one genomic window of Pseudomonadota bacterium:
- a CDS encoding 2-hydroxyacyl-CoA dehydratase family protein, protein MAITVYRRGAPEAVSYYETLCSEIYEERISKGIGVISNEKYRLYWENLPVWYRFRDHANLRGSTLKHR, encoded by the coding sequence ATGGCTATTACCGTATATCGGAGAGGAGCCCCCGAGGCTGTGAGCTATTATGAAACACTGTGCAGCGAAATTTACGAGGAGAGGATTTCGAAAGGTATCGGCGTTATTTCGAATGAGAAGTACCGGCTTTACTGGGAGAATCTTCCTGTATGGTATAGGTTCAGAGACCATGCGAACCTCCGCGGTTCTACTCTGAAACACAGATAA